The Myripristis murdjan chromosome 8, fMyrMur1.1, whole genome shotgun sequence genomic sequence aaaaatccatctcatttgaattttaaattcGTATAAATTATTAAGAGACTCTACCACTGTGGCtggaagaggagcagagtgaCATAGATggacatgacagagagagagagagagagagagagagagagagagagatgaaaaggaAAGACAAAGGAGCTTGTGAAGGAATGGATGATATGTtatgaagaggagagaagaggggaaaaagggCACAATGCCGGTCAAAACGAAGATGCTGTCAGGTGGAGAGCGTGCGTTAAGTCGTCATGAAAACCAAAGATGTAATTATGTAACTGAGATGAATGGAGCTGCGGCCAGGACATTGATACAAACTGTcagcaaaagacagagagagagagggagagagagagagagagagagagagagagagagaggtaataaaatgaagagaaaaaaatgcagagagagaaagaggaaacaaaTAGGTGGGAACGCAAAGAGAcaaaggcaggcaggcagggagggagagcgatGTAGATGGAGGTGGGGGCGGCAGTGTGTCATAATGCAGTTGTGTGTGGTGAGATGGAGcggcagggaggagggggctgCACATATTAGGTGAaaacaaagggagagaggggactAAATGGTCCTGTGTCCAAGCCACATGCAGTGTTGGATGGGTTTCATGTtgtcaaactgtcaaaactaGGCAACTCAGCGACTGgagataaaactgaataaaataaaactcgGTTTGCAAGAGCTTGCATGCGCCATTATCCAAGTGTAAGCCTGGAAAACTGAATCAAGACCACCTCAAATATGTTAAATCATGTTAAAATGCAGGTTTTCTGTCCCTCTTTGTATTgtagtgaatgtgtgtgtgtgtgtgtgtgcgtgtgcagggCAGTGAGTCCAAGAAGGAGTGTAATCACTCTTCATTGCAGTATCTCCCTGTTAGATCTAATCTGAAGTGCAGTGAGAGGCAGCGAGAGAGTCAAAATGGCTTAGGAAAGAAGGAGACAGAGCTTTGGCAGTAGATATCCCCATAAAGCGTGCTGAGCCAGCaaagacacaaaagaaaaaaaaaaaaagaaagaagaagaagaacaagacaAACCCTATTGAATTCCACTGGAGATCCTGCAGTTACTCTTTAAAAGGCAACCTATCCCAAATATAAGAGTCAAAGGGACGGATCAGACACATTGCATTGTGTTTGTTGCGTTCACTTAAGTGTACGCAATCATCACACACAGGTTTCTAATATATTTCAGATGGAAAGCCACACTGCAACATGGGAGAtaggaggagagcggaggaggggCTGGGGAGGCGAGCCAGAGGAGGATCTCCAGGGAGACTCAGGAAGCATTTCAGACAAAGTGATGCACAGCTCCTCCGCAACCGCAGACCTGCTCTGGGAGAAGAAGCCTCCGCTCGGGAAGAGCTTCTTCATGCATGAGGACTGGATGGGCTGTGGATgagaattttctctttttttttttcttttttggattgATATAATTTCTCCCCAagtacaacaacaaataaaaattctgTGCAGAGGTAAAACAATGCGACAACAGCAAAGTGTGTCACAAGTAATACATACATTATATAATGCAATCCCTTTACAGAGTGAGACATTCATACCCCCGGCAATACATATCATTCCACAATACAAGTCAAAAGGCACcgttgttgcatttgatttgatttgatttgatgtttttttttatttgatttgatttttttattttattttatgttattattttttattttattttattttattttattttgttttgttttgttttgttttgttttgttttgttttgttttgttttgttttgttttgttttgttttattttattttatttttttttatttaatttaatttaatttaatttaatttaattttgtaagGGAACCcacctttttaaaatgattatgaCCCAACATCAAGCAGAGTTAAAGTATACTTTATTTTAtctcagtaaaaataaattttcCCCACAAACTGGCATAACCCTATGtcttttaaccctataaagcctgaacaatgaaaactttttgaaattgaaccctttatttagtcctataacaatatatatatatatatatatatatatatatatatatatatgcacacacacacacacacacacacacatatatatatatatatatatatatatatatatatatatatatatatattattattattattattattattattacatgacctttctggtgtatgatatctgatatgtacttgaattgccaatggtatggtccagggttaacaggggaagtgttcaaaggtatacaacagtattttggtcaagtattgattaaactgaaaacaaaaaacggaattgaaaatgtgtatcatatatgatacaaatggctttatagggttaacccAATAAACAGCGATACACTGACTATCTCACATCAAATTGATTAAAGAGGTAAATTCttggtatttgtttgttttgttgaagtttgttttgttgaaattgaaattaatAACTGGCATGacacagtgtcattttctcagtCTGAGCTTACTTTCTTCATATGTGCTCTCAAAAGACCTTTTTTCAACAGTATTACCAGAAATACATTCACAATACATTCATTGTTGCTGAAATCAAAATCATCAGAACAAAATGGTCACAATAATGTCCTCGGTATAGTCTCATTGTAACTGTTCTACTCAGTTTTGTTGCattctaaaatgtattttatatggGTAATTGTTGCTTTATTTAGCAGTCATTCGATCAGCTGCCTTGTAAATGTCATTGATCCTAAATGCCATGCAGACCTGAGGTGAATCCTCATGAAACCTGGACAGACATCTGTGAGGGACAGGGGACATAGACAGGGAGATTAGAAAAGattgagagaaaaatatatCAGGGGAGACAGTTAGAGAGAATTACAGTCAACCTTGAGGGATTTTATTAGCCTCTCTTGACTGAATTAGCTAATCGATAAATTGAATTAAAGGGGAGCCACCTCTCCTGCCTGATCTGCATCTGCTTGGCCACAGTCACCGGCGATACTGGCGTCCCAGATCGAGTCCTAATGCAGATATGAGAGAGGAAATGGCCCTGATAACATCCTCCGCCTAATGAGCGTGTGGTCCCAACTTGGAAATGTGGATCATACTAGAGCACGACGTGAGCTTCATCGACTCATTGAGTGCATTTctaacatttctttttcttttttttttttttttttggtctaatTAGATTTTTCTGTGGTTGAACTGCAAAGGAATTTCAAAAGGAGAATAACTTTCTGGGCAAATTAAATACTTGTGCAGTTTAACACCCTGCATGGGATGTTACAGCGTCTGCACGATGCTACGTTTTAGGATATACTCCATTATTTTTGTAGAAATTAATATCCATAAATCCATTTTGCCGCTCTCTGTCTTTATAACACCATCACGCTTCAGTCTACATCCACTTCGTCAAAGCTTTTACATCTTTTACATCCACAGTTATCAGGTCAGATGCTCTGCTATGCTTTCCTGCTGCataggaagtgatgcattttacaagTCTGGCTACAAGTCAAGAAATTAAGTTAAGCCCTTAAGTTGAGTGTGTAAGcagtgaaaatgtctttttatgaACCGAAAACATGCTGtgcccctcacacacacagacacacacacacagacacacacacacacacacacacacacacacacatactctcaccTCATGTCTCTCTATCCCACACTGCTCACCGAGTCAATGGAAAATGAATTTTGGCTCCATCTAATGGACAAAAATGGTCATTGCACGTGTAGTCTCAACCCTGGTGTGTAACAGCTACTTTATCTCAGTTTTacctaaataataataataataataataataataataataataataataataaaaataaagaatataaaatccatgttttattgtttagcTGTGAAAAGGAAGCCGTTTATTAACCAATTCAACACGAGTTCAACGCTtttaacaataattataataatatttgaATCATAACAACTCAACAAGCTTTATTGGTACTTGATTACTAATTATAGGTTATTACAGTTTGTActgcatgtttacatgtttgtgaTTACATGCAACACTTACATTGTAACTACAGACATTgtaattatgattatgattataattattattattgttgttgttgttgttgttattattattgttattattattattcgtaGTAGTACAGGTAGTAGCGGTAGtagcattattattgtttacagATGTACATGCTGTGATTCTGgatatgttgttttctgtttatgaTATCTATGTTGAGTTCAAGTAATTTTTCCTCTGATTTCTCTCCGGTGTTCCTTCATCTCTATTGGGGTGAGGTGAGTTTCTCCTCGATAACTGCTGTTGGAGGCGATCTTGATGTAAATTTTGTCACAGGGTCACAGAGGATAgctggcttaaaaaaaaaaaaaaagaaaagaaaagaaaagaaaagtcttAACAGCGCTCAGTTGTATATCAACACCAGTTTGAACAgacatttggttttatttgacatattttaaAAGTGCATTTCCTGCCTTGTCTACATTTTTcgattattgttattgtttttgttattattattttttttaccttatctTTTGAAACTTGACAATTATATcagatctgttttttgtttgactttccttgtgtgtgtggaatataaataaatggaactttttttttttttaaagactttaatttttttttaactttttaatggAAAAAGGAGCAAACCAGATtgtagtaaaataaaaaaaagaaaattatatattaattAGTGTGCTTGTATTAACAACATAATAACATATGCTAAGACATGTAAATAACATATATAagttttttcatatatttcacAGAAAAATCAAGACAGTGTGGGAATGGGAATGTAGtgtttagaaacacacacacacacacacacacacacacacacacacacacacacacacacacactgtcagcacCGTTTTTAAGCTGTACATCTGCAGATTATTTTGATTCAACTCGTGTGgagactttgactttgacagtTTTTCCTTAATATGGGCCACCATCCTCACTAAACTGAACACTGATTGCATGAATGTCTGATTTTAATGACTTCAAAGTCATATTTAGACTCTTTCATGAACAGAGTGAAACTTACACAAGAGCTTTAAGATAATTTCGAAACACACCaacatttgaattaaaaacaaacaaacaaacaaacaaacgaacaaacaaacataaaaaaaccctGCTGAAATGTTCAACAATATCAGAAATGTCAAATAGTCTTCAGTGCTTAagttttttaaatcaatttatttacttgcttaattacttttattttgaagttaaaAACAGGAAATTCGATTACAGACGTTCCGTTGAAAAATAACAACTGTGGGGCGGGGGCTGAGCAGCACGCGCTGTCTGTCTTCACTTACGTCCGCAAAGAAGATTGAAAACCAGCAGCTGCTCTCAAATTGGTACCAGTTTCCATTCACTTGTCAAGTGAGCAGGAAGCAACATGTCTGGCCGCGGCAAAGGAGGTAAAGGTCTGGGGAAGGGAGGCGCCAAGCGCCACCGCAAAGTTCTCCGCGACAACATCCAGGGCATCACCAAGCCCGCCATCCGCCGTCTGGCTCGCCGCGGCGGAGTCAAGCGCATCTCCGGCCTCATCTACGAGGAGACCCGCGGGGTGCTCAAGGTTTTCCTGGAGAACGTCATCCGCGACGCCGTCACCTACACCGAGCACGCCAAGAGGAAGACTGTCACCGCCATGGATGTGGTCTACGCTCTCAAGAGGCAGGGCCGCACCCTCTACGGCTTCGGAGGCTAAACACCAACaaccatcacaacaacacaaaggctcTTTTCAGAGCCGCACACAAGGAACTTAAGAGATGACTTTCTTAAACTTAAAGTAACGACCCTCAACAATATCGAGGTTAGACAAAGGTGGCGCATTATTAGCGACTATTAGCCGTCAACCTCTTATAATTGGTTTCACAGTTTTCTGCACTTTAAAAACTAAGGTCTGCATTGTATTTAAAGTGCTTGCAACTAcatctaaataaaacaatttaacatTGTCTAAAAATTGTAAGAATGTATGTTCAACTCCATGTATACACATGAACTTAATCTTTGCATCATTCAAAACTAATACAGCTAAAAGTTTCTTAACTATTACTGTAACTATaaaatcagaatactttattgatccccagtgggaaattactttttgttataataactcccactccaagtgtaaagtaaaaagagcaaatagtaaagaaaaataaagaaaggaatataaatatatatagaataaaaaaaagaaaaaatatatgtacaagtgcaaacatggacaggagttattgcactataggttattgcacataagtatggtattgaatatggattattgcacagagggaatttgcacaagagttagtttatgggccagcccactgactcagagtgtctgacactcagagtgaggagttgtacagtttgaaggccacaggcaggaatgatttcctgtgtcgCTCTGTGGTGCATCGTGGTGCGAtcagtctggtgctgaaagaactCCTGTGTCTGACCAACACGTCATGGAGCGGGTTGGACACATTGTCCAGGATGGCTTTCAACTTGTGAAGCATTCTCCTCTCTAGCACCACCGTCAGAGAGTCCATCTTCACTCCCACAACATCGCTGGCCTTGCGGATCAGTCTGTTGAGTCTGTTAGCGTCCGCTACCCTCAGCTTGCtgccccagcacaccacagcataGAGGTGTGCTATGCAACTATGGTGTGCTATGCAACTATGCATCAACTATATAATTTACTGCATACGATGTCCCAAGACTTGATTTACTGACTTCAACCCTTTTGGGGGGCTTAAATCATTCATGAATGTCCCAAGGGCttaatcaaaatgttaaaaatttaatttaaaatgcaaagatGTTTCTTTGGATCTAATGGGCTTGTAATTCTTTGTCCTACgtttcattttaaattagaCCTTTCATCTCTATACTTCATCACATCAGAAAAGCTAACCAGAAAgtcagaggcggtcctggctagttttgcgccctgggcgaaccgtcccccacccccaccacataaggcctatcatttgttaacatcctattaactaagaataacacactagaaattactcataaagctatatcacatatagcttacaaaatgtcatgtcagtgtataggaagttatttaggttaccatagacccacgtatagcaaaaaaaaattaaaattccacagtcaggacgtattgtttaccaaatccacagactaacaggccaatgtgaacttgcacttgttgtgttgcaaacacaaactagcctatgggtgaaattaattccatgacatgatgcctaaaattctaatagttgctagttcagcaaaactaaaaaccaaaaaaaaaaaaaaaaaacttctgtggctaagtggcaatatattagcaagaggctaataaatagggtataggctactgtttcattacatgcacaattaacgtcacgcatagagacttgcatacctttatcttttgaacgtttctcctcttcttctctccttctctttctgaactgggcacctgatggtttttttttggccttttgtccatgatactccattgactttttgttgttgttgttgttgtttggcattttcacataacccaataaattacatgtagctataaggggtctatattaattttatgaatgaaatacaatttatttggaagcagcagtttgtgttgtttggcctgggatctttcatatcagaggttagtctatcccccgcccccctcccctttgcttttcctgagactcacaacctgcgcacagcctctgcagtcgcaagttgatcccccgcgcccccctcccccttgccttttcttctgacacacacgacctgtatacatgactctcagcagcaagttgacgtgatagtagaggcgccttagcgcccactgcaccaacttgacatggaaatgagcgatattagtgtagaaacgatttttttttttttttttttttttttgcggacgcacttttttttttttggacggcgcttgtgcgcccccaagtagattgcgccctgggcggttgcccacattgcccatagcaaaaaccgtccctgcagaAAGTCttatgttgacattcatttaaCTACAAATCCAAGAGCTGCTCATCAACAAGGAAACAGTCTAATAAATGACATCATGTATTTAAATAACAGGATGAATTTCATTTCTATTCCTGATTTTCATCCAAGTCTACATTGaacaaacgaaaaaaaaaagttttatctgGTGTAAGAGATTTGGGGGGCTTTGTTTTTGACACGCTCTTACTTTGCTGCTGAAGCTGAAAAGACGTTGAATGAAGAGGGGGGCAGCAGTCGGCGGGCGGTGTGGGGTGACTGTCGTCAGCCAATCATACAGATGGAGCGGCGCAGTGAACGTGACGTCATCGGGTCAATATCCAGCGGCGGCGGTGCACTCGGACCACATGAGCTGTGAAGCAGCTGAGCATCAACATGCCTGAACCCGCAAAGTCCGCGCCCAAGAAGGGCTCTAAGAAAGCCGTGAGCAAGACCACCGGCAAGGGCGGCAAGAAGCGCAGAAAGGCCAGGAAGGAGAGCTATGCTATCTACGTGTACAAGGTGCTCAAGCAGGTGCACCCCGACACCGGCATCTCGTCTAAGGCCATGGGCATCATGAACTCGTTTGTTAGCGACATCTTCGAGCGCATCGCCGGCGAGGCTTCCCGCCTGGCTCACTACAACAAGCGCTCCACCATCACCTCCAGGGAGATCCAGACCGCCGTCCGCCTTCTGCTGCCCGGGGAGCTGGCCAAGCACGCCGTGTCCGAGGGCACCAAGGCCGTCACCAAGTACACCAGCTCCAAGTAAACACCAGTTTCTCCAGTTTCAACAACAcaaaggctcttttaagagccaccCACCTCAATCAAAGGGCAGAGTCGTTATTTCACAAGACTGTATGGAAAGAGTGTCACTGGTTACTGTTAGTACAACTAAgccatttaatttaataagaACTGCTATTAGCAGCTACAGTTTTACAGTTGCATTTGTCGCATTTAGTGAGGAAACGCGGCTTGAGGCGACGATAGagtgaagtcccgcccacccacttccggtatatgggtcctcaaaagcaaaaaattatgaatgcgatccaatgggtagataaaaaaaatattttccggCCCcttttgaattgtgccatgaatttcacatatgttgtttgtgatatttaaagataatttttcacgcaaagactacaatttagcgcgaagaatattgataatgttaggttttgtgtgagcccgctttgtgaactacaactcttcgctgctcttggtgtgaatgatatacgtcaccacccacactggaagcctacaacagacatggccatttctctgctccgcgctgagtttttgaggttctgagtttttccgctcgacggcggggtccgctcgccctcccgcccggcctggcgctccgtcggccctcggagacgcggacaatcgggaacaaaacacaccggcatcttgacttgaatctggatggagggaaacggcgatgacgtgacgtcacatacgcgacacagcatgtagtctttctaattgtgttttctcaacagcatttaactgaacaatggcgcaataaacggtcaaactcttgacatgaaaattggttatttaagcctataaacaacatttgtgtaatccatagCATAATGAcagggggaccagaaaataattattttctgtccattgaacaccattcgtTTCCCCCCctgaaaggtcccatgggggcccaccggaaggggcgggacttcaccactctattctCCGACGACCTGACATGTTTCACAATCAAAAAGAAAACCGAACTTAATCAATATCCTGGTCGCTAAACaagaggttttatttatttgtatagttgTTTTTCCCagatattttattgtgttatttatgTGAAGCACCTTAACCccaagtcaaattccttgtttgtgaaaacttttgattttatgttgatGACGGCGATGACGGCGGGTATTTGAAAACGCCTTTCTTCCAATAGGGTTATTCTAGCGCACGCGTGCCTCtactctggaccaatcagcttCAGCCCCGCCCCGGCGTTGCGGCTATAAAAGCGCCACAGCTCCTCAAACTGTCTACTTTCTTGTGTCTTCCCAAGGAAGCTGTTTTAGTGTGAGCGATGGCCCGAACCAAGCAGACCGCCCGCAAATCCACCGGAGGCAAAGCCCCCAGGAAGCAACTGGCCACCAAGGCGGCCAGGAAGAGCGCCCCGGCCACTGGCGGTGTCAAGAAGCCTCACCGCTACCGGCCCGGCACCGTGGCTCTCAGGGAGATCCGCCGCTACCAGAAATC encodes the following:
- the LOC115363267 gene encoding histone H2B-like gives rise to the protein MPEPAKSAPKKGSKKAVSKTTGKGGKKRRKARKESYAIYVYKVLKQVHPDTGISSKAMGIMNSFVSDIFERIAGEASRLAHYNKRSTITSREIQTAVRLLLPGELAKHAVSEGTKAVTKYTSSK